The sequence CCCCACTGCGGACGTCGGCGACCGCGTCGCGCAGTTCCGCCTCGCTCGGGCAGTCGCGCAGCTGATAGTCATGAGGCAAGCCGACAGCGGCGAAGGCCGCGAGGTGGATGCGGGGCGACAAGGAATGCTCGACGGGATGGCCCAGGAGCGCGAAGTGGTGGCGTGATGTAGTCACTCGTCACCGCCCTCCACGGAAGTGACCCGAGCGCCAAAGGTCCCGGTGTGCACGCGCACTCTGAGCGCTTGCCCGGGCTCGAGCTCTCGACTGTCGCGCACGGCCCGCCCTTCCAGTGTGAGCGCGATGGCGTAACCGCGTCCGAGCACCGCGAGGGGTGAGAGCCCGTCGAGTCGTGCCCCCGCGGAAGCGAGCTGTCGTGCGCTGCGCGTCAATTGCATCTTCACGGCGCTCTGCAAACGCGTGCGTAGCGGGTCGAGGCGGCCCCGCCCGCGCGCCAGCACAGTGCGCGGATGTTGGGCGCGCAGGCGACCTTGCAGTGCCGTAGATCGATCCTGCAGCAGGTGCAGCCGTCGCTGTTGGCCCGCGAGAAGGGAGTGACGTAGCTCGTCCAAGCCTTGTTGCCGCTCGGCGATCAAGAAGCGTGGATCTCGGAGCCTGCGTTCTCGCGCCAGTACGTCAGCGCGGCGTTCGGCAACGAGCCCAGTGGCAGCGCGAGCGAGCTGACGCACGGTCTTGGCCAGCAGCGCGCGTTGAGCCAGGGCGTCGGGAATGACCAGCTCTGCAGCTTGGGACGGTGTCGCCGCGCGTGCATCCGCGACCAGATCCGCCAAGGTGAAGTCGATCTCGTGCCCCACGGCGCTGACGACGGGCACGCGAAGGATGGCAAGGCGACGCACGAGGCGCTCGTCGTTGAAGGCCATCAGATCTTCGAAGGACCCGCCGCCGCGGCCGACGATGACCACGTCCACGCTCGGGTGCCGCTCGATCAAGTCGAGGGCGCGCAACAGGGACGGCACCGCACCCTCCCCCTGCACCTGGGCCGGCGCGAGCACGAGATGCGCGCCACCCCGGCGAAACGCCACGCTGCGAATGTCATGAAACGCGGCGCCGCTGCTGCTGGTCACGACCCCGACGGTCCTGGCCTGGAGGGGCAACGGACGTTTGCGGTCTTCGTCGAACAGACCTTCCGACCGCAGCTGCTCCTTCAGACGCTCCAATGCCTCCAGCAGTGCTCCGCGCCCTGCCGGGCGCACTTCGGTCCCGACCCATTGCAGGCGGCCGCGAGGCGCCCAGACCGTGGCGCGCCCCCCGATCTGGACCCGCGCCCCCTCTTGCAGATGTCGACGCGCCCGCCCCGCATCCATGCGATACAGCACGCAGTCGATCACCGCGTCCTCGCGCTCGTCTTTCAGCACGAAATAGGCGTGACCGCTGGCGGCGATGCGCAGGGAGCCGATCTCCCCCTGAACCCAGGTCTGCACGGTCGCCTGCTCCACCGCGCGCCGCAAGCGCCGGTCGAGTTCCGCCACGCCAATGACCTGTTCCGTCGTCATCCCCGCGCGGCTTATAGCGCAGCTTTCGCCGAGTGCTGCTCACGACTTGCGCCCATGGGCGAAGGCCTAGTCCCCAAAGCGAAAAAAGGCGCTAGAACCGCAGCGCTGCC comes from Polyangiaceae bacterium and encodes:
- the xseA gene encoding exodeoxyribonuclease VII large subunit, which encodes MTTEQVIGVAELDRRLRRAVEQATVQTWVQGEIGSLRIAASGHAYFVLKDEREDAVIDCVLYRMDAGRARRHLQEGARVQIGGRATVWAPRGRLQWVGTEVRPAGRGALLEALERLKEQLRSEGLFDEDRKRPLPLQARTVGVVTSSSGAAFHDIRSVAFRRGGAHLVLAPAQVQGEGAVPSLLRALDLIERHPSVDVVIVGRGGGSFEDLMAFNDERLVRRLAILRVPVVSAVGHEIDFTLADLVADARAATPSQAAELVIPDALAQRALLAKTVRQLARAATGLVAERRADVLARERRLRDPRFLIAERQQGLDELRHSLLAGQQRRLHLLQDRSTALQGRLRAQHPRTVLARGRGRLDPLRTRLQSAVKMQLTRSARQLASAGARLDGLSPLAVLGRGYAIALTLEGRAVRDSRELEPGQALRVRVHTGTFGARVTSVEGGDE